A segment of the Sanyastnella coralliicola genome:
TGGCGACGGTGCAGGTCGGATGCATTTAATTCCAAAAGGCAATAAAACGCGATCTACCTGGGCCTTTTTAAATGGCAGTGTTGCTCAAACCTTGACCACTTTGCTTTTTGGTTCGATTGCACTCGCTATCGCGGAATCGTTCATCACTGACAGCGAAATGGGCTGGTGGTCTACCGCTCAAATCATCGCCATTCCCGTGTGGATTCTGACTGTGATTGTACTTCTTCTTTATGTGGAACCAGGTTGGCTCCGCATCATCAAAGAACTCGTCAAAGAAGGCACATGGGTGGGTCAACGCGTAGCAACCCTCCAAGCCTATACCCGAAGACAAAACGCATGGACTCTCCTACTCTCGGTCGTGAGATACGCCACCTTCACCTTTCAGTTTGTCTTGGTTTTTGAAGCATTCGGGTTCCAAGGAGAAACCTATGAGCTTGTTGCGAGGATATCTCTCGTTTATTTGGCCACGACGATTATCCCAACTGTCGCCCTGGCTGAATTAGGTATTCGTGAATCCATGGCAATCCTGATGATACCCGCTGTAGGCATTCCTCCAGAAATATGTTTCTCGGTCACCTTGATTGTTTGGTTCATCAACGTCCTTACTCCAGCCTTAATCGGAGCAATCTTCTTCTCGCAACTTAAATCTGCACAAGAATGATGTTCTGGATTCTCATGGTTTGTCTGCTAATTGGCCTTTACGCCATGGTTGTGATTTGGATGTCGATCTGGCCCAATGAAAAGACCCGCTACAATGCAGATCGCGTGAAGCCAGTTTCGGTCGTTATCCCCTGCAAAAACGAGGCACAGAACTTGACTCGACTCCTTCCTCTCCTCGTCAATAAAGGGGCTGAGATTATTGTGGTTGATGATCATAGTGATGATGGTACTTTCGCTAGCGCGGAATCGCTCAGAGTGAAAGCCATCAAAAACCACGGAAGAGGAAAGAAGGCCGCAATTAAGTCTGGCATTGAATCCGCCGAAGGCGAGATTATTCTCACCCTAGATGCAGACATCTTCATCTCCGAGAACTGGCTACAACTAGCCATTCAAGAGATCCAACAACAATCAGCAGCCTGTTATATCATCCCGGTTTTGATTAAGCCACTGGCTTTTCGTCCGTTCAAACTCCTAGGCAATCTCATCGAGATCTTTGACAGCATTGACATGCTCGGTCTCGCCAACACAACCCGTGCCTTTGCCAGCATCCAACACCCGATCATGGCCAACGGCGCTGCGTTAGCATTCACCAAAGACCTTTACAACGCCGCAGAAGCTCACCTCCGAACCGACATTGCCAGCGGTGATGACACCTTCCTTGTCCAGTATGCAGCCTTGAACAAACAACCCGTGGTCTATCTCCACAACCAAGATCTTCAGGTAGGTGTCCGTTCAGAACGAAACCTAGGCCGATTCCTAAAACAACGTATTCGTTGGGGACAAAAAACGAGCGCATATCCAAGTTGGCGTGCGAAAGGTTTAGCTTGGTTGATCTTCCTAACCAACCTCGTCACCATTCCTCTTCTCTATCAAGGGCTCATCGAATTTGAGCGTTGGGCTTTAATGGCCTTATTCTGTCGATTTGCAATAGACTTGACCTTCCTAATATCGGGTGTGGTTCGCTATAGAAAATGGCAACTACTGCTTTGGTATGGGATGCTCCTCTTCTATCCATTCTACATCGTCATCACCGCCCTTGCAGGATTTGTTTATCGTCCGAAATGGAAATAAACACGAACCCCTTACCTTCGAATCGTGAACCCAAGAAAGGAGAAATGGCAACGCTTTAAGCAGAATCGTCCCGCCCTAGCGGGAGCGGTCTTCATCATCATGATGATTGTTGTCGCCATTGGTGGTCCTTTTTTACGTCCTGACCCTACCCCAGACGCTAACAGCCAAGAGCTCTCGATCTCACGTCAAAAACCAGGATTCACGGTGACTATGCTTCGCACGCCACAAACCGTCGACAACCCCGGCATCTTCACATCCCTCTGGGAAGGTGGATACGCCAGAGACTATGCTCAACGTCCGGTTTCAGAGTACAACGCACAAGGCTTCACCCCATTCAACGAAGAACAAGTTCAAACCATCCCTACCGATGCTGAATTTGTAGAAGAAACCTTCCTTCTTGGAACAGACAAGTATGGAAGAGACTTATTAAGTCGCTTAATGGCGGGCACGTCCATTTCATTAAGTGTCGGTTTCATCGCGGTCTTAATCTCCTTACTCATTGGCGTCTTACTTGGTGCCCTCGCTGGTTATTTCGGAGGTCGCATTGACGCGCTGATTTCGTGGTTGATCAATGTGATCTGGAGCATCCCTACCCTGCTTATGGTGATCGCCATCACCTTGGCCTTTGGAAAAGGGTTCTGGCAGGTATTCATCGCTGTGGGTTTAACCATGTGGGTTGAAGTAGCACGTATTGTACGCGGTCAATTCCTCAGCATCCGAGAGAAGGAATACGTAGAGGCAGCCCGTGCTTTGGGCTATGGTCACTGGCGCATCATTCGAAAGCACATCTTACCCAATGCATGGGGACCAGTGATTGTGATTAGCGCCGCGAATTTCGCCAGTGCGATTCTGATTGAAGCAGGTCTAAGCTTCTTGGGTATCGGTGCTCAAATTCCCACACCGAGCTGGGGGAACATGATCAAGGAGCACTATAGTATGATCACTACTGACTTGGCTTATTTGGCCATTCTCCCTGGTGTGATGATCATGTTGCTCGTATTGAGCTTTATGATGGTTGGAAACGGCCTCCGCGACGCCCTCGACGTGCGTTCGTAAAGTTTTGTCCGACGTCTATAAAAACACCATTGACAAGCCAAAATAAAGGGTTCATCTTCGGGATGTCGTAGGCGAAGAAACGTCTTATGCTACGGCGGCAAAGTTTAGTTCAGCGACTATAAAGTTGCTATTGACAAGTTCCCCGAACCGCCCGAACTTCGACCTCGGCCGGAGTGAAGGTGGGGGAGGGAGGGCCCGCAGGGCAAAGTGTGTTGGAAGTTCTTATTTCTGGATCACGACACGTTTCGCCACTTGCATCTCACTCAATGTCAACACATAAACCCCATCTCCCAACCCCGAAACATCAATCACACTCTGTCCATTCACCAACTGCCCATTCAACACAAGTCGTCCGGACAAGTCAAATAAAGTGAAAGCACTGTTCACCCCTTCCGCGCTAGCGATAGTCAACATACCTGAAGTAGGGTTGGGGTAAACCTCAAACGATTCGAACTCGATTTCGTCAGTCTCAACATTCAATGGATTTTGCTCCCATTCGCAATCAAAGCTCTGCATATCGAACCAATCTCTGATAACCCCTACCCGTTCATCGAGATTCATGATTTCGCTCCAGAGTTCGTCTTCTTCCGGAAATGCTGAGACGTAGGCAACATCCAAGCAGAGAGTTGAACCCGCATCAAAATTAAACGGAGCAATGGCTCCCAGCATCTGAAGGGCGCTTGGGTTATTTCCAGCTGAAATCTCACTCCAATCACCAGGTTCATTTTCCCAAGGGAAATTGGGATACATGATCGTTGTAGTTACATCCTGATTGACTCCTTCATCAAAACCGTTACCTCCGTAATATATCGGTTGATCATTCTTCCATACCCCATTGAGGTAACCGTAGAATTCTTCTTTTGTATTCGGTCTCCCATTTGCTGCAGAAGAGTTGCCATTAAATCTCATTGCAGTCCGAAGGTCACTATTTAGAAAACAAACACCTTGTGCCGGATGTCTGGTTTCCAATGCGAGGACAATATCACCTTCTGCCTGTTGATTATAACCGTAGTAATAACTCTTTTCAACTGAGGTTCCGACATAATCACTTGGACCATATTCTATCTCAATGTCGCTCATGACACCTACAATGAAGTCTGAGTAATTCCGATCTGATATATTCCTCAACTCCATGTGCGCGAAGGTGGTCAGTTGCAAATCGGGGTCAGGGGAATCAAAAGAGTAGAACTCGGTTATCACTTCCACACCTGCGTTCTGACCGGCCTCAACGTAGCGCTCATCATTGCTTATCTTAAACGCGCTTTGGTCTCCTCGAATCAAAGGATAATCGCCATCCATCGGTTCGTACCACCCATCCCCGTCGACATCCTCAAACGGAAGCAAATGGGTTGATTCATTGAATTCAATTCTTCCGTTGCCAGGATAGGTTAGGATGGAGTTGGAAGGAAAGTAACCCTCATCTTGATAGTGGTTCTGATGGTATTCAATTTCTTCTTTCGACAACAACCAAACACCAAAATATCTCCAAAGGTAATCGCGATCGTAGCTGTCTGATTTGGGGCCATAAGAAACGCGAACATCGCTAGAATCAGATAATTCTAAATAGATGGATGCTCCGACATAAGTCTCTTCTTCAGCTATTCCTCCATACCACAAGGCAGAAGAATACATCAAAAAGAAAGGATCTAATACTGACTGTTCCGGATCCCATGAATTCCAACTGGGGTCTTCTCCGTAAGATTTTTCAAATAAGATGGGTGAGTAATTGGCTCGCGCCGAAATCGTTTCATTTGATAATCGTGTGGCTATTTCACGATGCGGATCGTGCCGATATAAGAGCGAACGATATCTCATGAAGTCGTAGTCATTGTTCCCAACTCCGCCGAAATAGGTAACGCCATCTTTCTCTACGACATTCGTCAATTGGAAGTCTTCAAATCGCTCCCATTCCTCTCCGTCAAAAATATGACTAACGTCGATATTCAAGTCCGCAACAACGTACATTTTACCTCCTGCCACATCTATTTTAGACCGACTAGAAAGCTGACTATAATCGTTGAAAATAGCTTCGAAATTTCCGTCTATCAATTGTGCAATCCCGAATAACGAATCTAGCGTACTGAGGTTGAGCATGAAATCTCCCACCGCGTACAATTCATATTGAAACTGCCTTAAATCGCTTACGGTATTGTCTAATCCATTCCCTACTGCCACCCAATCAGAGTCTTGGAGTTTGGCGATATTATTTACCGCCTCTCCCATATTCGTGAATGCCCCACCTACGTATAGTTCTCCATTGAAGACTTCGATGCTGTACAAAACACTGTCACAGGGACTACCCACCTGCTCCCATTCTTCGTTGATCCACCGATAAACGGCATTTCCCTCCATCCCATTGAAGGTGTTGAAGTTACCTACGACATGAAGAATATCGTCGAATAAGATCATATCGAAGACGTGAAGATCTGTATCCGCACCCAGGTCTTGCCAAGAATTTCCGTCGAAATGAAGTACATCACCTGATTCGTTGAACCGACCACACACATATACTTCATCACCAACTGGGAGTATTTCGTTGGTTCGATCCGAACCCGGAATGTTCAAGGTAAAGGGACAATCAATGGGTAGGTATTCATATCCATTCCATCTCCAAAGAGAAGCTTCATTGCCTTGATAAGACCCTGAAAACCGTCCTGCTATCCAGATATCTTCATCAACTACTTCTAGATCTCTAATTCTGGAGTATCCGGGACCATACTCCTCTTGATTTATGTCGGAACCAAGAGGAATCAAAGGAACAGCGCGCTGGGCAATTGAAAGAGAAGACATTAGGAGAACAGCACATAAAACCGCAACGTGTTTGCTCATGGTTGACTCTTGGAGATGATAACTCTTTGGGCGTTCGAACGCCCATCTACCCTTACAAGATAAACACCTTGTTCGTAAGCCGAAGCATCGAATGTCGCCCTTCCGTTTTGAAGTTGCCCTTGCAACACCACCCTTCCAGATAGATCGTACATGATAAAACTGCTGTTCACCGCTTCCGCGCTAGCGATAGTCAACTGACCTGAAGTAGGGTTTGGATAGAGCGAAACCTCCATGACCGTTATCTCAGCAGATTCCACATTCAACGGGTTCTGAAGCCACTCACAGTTGAAATTCTGCGCATCAAAGAATTGGTTCACAGCGTCAACTCGTTCATCAAGAACCATGATTTCGTTCCATTGCTCATCTGTCTCAGGGAAAGCAGTGACATAGGCGTAATCAAGGCAGAACGTCTCACCATTAGCGAAGTCAAATGGGGCTATAGAGCCAAGAATTCGCCGGTCTGCTGGAGGGTTTCCAGCAGTAATCTCGTTCCAATCATCTGATTCGGCCTCCCATGGGAAATCAGGAAACATAAAATCTGTGGGATTGTCAGGATCTGCTCCTGATACCTCATAAGCTCCATCACCTCCAAAGAGCAACTGCTGGCCGTTTTTCCAGATTCCGTTCAAGTATTGAAAGTAATCTAGAGCAGTGCTAGGATCACCGTTAATTGGGTTACCACCATTGTTATAATACAAGGATTTATGTAGGTCCTGACTTAGGAAAGCAGTCGCCTGAGCAGGCACTTCATTTCCATAGCCAGGTGAAGAGGTAGAAGGTTCATCGTTAGGATCTCCATTGTATCCATAGACATAATTACCTTCTGGGGATGTGCCTACAAAATCATCTACCGGTGTTCCAATATCATGATCGTTGAAAATACCAATGGTAAAATCCTCATAGTCACGACCTGACATGTTCCTGAACTCTGTGTTCACAAAAGTGGTGTATGCTACATTCGGGTCTTCAGAATCAAAAGAGTAAAATTCCGTAATCAACTCTATTCCGGCTTTTTCATCGGCGTTGCCGAATCGCTGGTCGCTATGAATTAAGAAGACACTTTGATCACCACGAATTAACGGATAATCGCCATCCATCGGCTCATACCATCCATCACTATCTACATCAACGAAAGGCAGTAAGTGCTCAGATTCTCCGAATTCAACACGTCCGTTACCCGGGTATGACATTATAGCTCCAAGTGGCTGATATCCATTGTCATTCACGTGTTGAATGTGATACTCAATTTCTTCTTGAGTTACTGACCAAATGCCAAAGTATCGCTCTAAATACTCTACATCATAGCTGTCTGAAATAGGCCCGTACGAGACCTTTATATCATCCTCACCATCGATATTGATAAACTTGGATGCACACAAGAACAATTCATCTTCGTTCAGCCCTCCATACCACAAACCGCTGGAGAAAATCGTAGACACCGGATTTTCGAATGCAAGACCATTATTCACTAAAGTCTCATAACCCGCCAAACTCCAAAATTTCTGAAAGTGAGCTGATTGGAAACTCAGGTATGGACTTAAAACACCATTGTCTAATCGCAACGTGGCAGCGCGATGAGGATCATGAACATACAAGGTCGATCGATATCCCAAATCCGTTTCAGACTGGTGGTATCCTGAGAAGAAAAGCCGTCCTTCGAAAATCTGAGCACTTTGGATACTCATTGGCATAAAGTCTTCGATGCTTTCACCCGAGACAATGATGCTCCCTTCACTTTCTTCATGTGAACTTAAAATGAGCTGATCCCCAACTTGAATCATTCGCCCCCAATTTGGAGCAAGACCTGTGTCACCAAGGAAAGGTTGAAAACCATCATCCGTGACAATTGCCGTCCCATTGAGTTCGGTTGTTCCGTCTCCATTCGACATAAACTGACCGCAAACGACCAGGTTTCCGTTGTAGACCTCCAATCCTTCGACACCATCAGAAAGTCCTGTACCTATGGGAACCCATTCCTCTTCTACGAGCTTCATCACTTGGCTCTCTGCTCCAAAGCTCATTGTGATATAGAGTTCGTCTTGGAAAACCTCAATGTGTTCTACAGAATCATCGATGAGTTGATCTCCAACCGGAACCCATGCTTCTCCATCGTATTTGTATACATAGTTGCCTTCGACACCATTAAACACATCAAACCTACCCACGACGAATAATTCTCCATTAAACAAGACGGCGTCGAGTAATCGGTCATCGGTATTCGCGTCCAAATCAATCCAATCTCCGTTCAATCGCTGGAGCACCTCTCCTGAGCCATTGAACCTCCCAATGAGGTAAATAACATCTTGCTCCTCAATAATCTTATAAACCCGGGAAGTCGACTCTGTATCCGTTGTAAATGGGCAGTCAAGAGGCGCATAATCCACTCCGTCCCATACCCAAAGTGATGAATATATTCCCTGATAGGATGTCCATCTAGTGGCTAACCAAAGGTCACCATCAACTTCTTCTAAATCGAAAGAACCTAGCGAGTTATTGACATGTGGCCCGTGATCTATTTGATTAATATCTGCACCCTCCGGCAACACCGGCATAGCGCGTTGCGCAGATAAAACAATGGGGTACGACAATAGGAAAATGAATAGAAGTCTCTTCATAGCTGTAGTTTCCATTTAAACTACAACCGTTTTTACACCGGTGCTAATTACTGGGGTTCAATAAGATTGATAAATCTACAGGTCTAATCAAAGAAACTTACACGTCAACAAAGCCGTGTCATCTACAAACGGCTCATCACCGCGGAAGTCATTGAAAGACTTCAAAATATGGACGTTCACCAATTCCGCGTTAGCGTTGATATGCTCACGACCTAAAGTGGTCAAACGCTCAATTCCGAACTCTTCTTGCGCACTGTTTTCTTGCTCTACCAAGCCATCTGTGTAACAGATCACCATCGAACCGGGATCTAGAGTTAACTGTCCCTCTTGAATGCGCGGAATCTCTTCGAACATCCCCAATCCAATAGATCCCAGCGAAAGCTGTTCTGCTTGTCCGTTCGGGTGGATCAACACAGGTGGGTTATGACCACAATTGATGTAATTCAACTTGCGGGTCGTACGATCGAAGGTCCCGATAAACAGAGTAATGTACTTCTCGCCCATGGCGCTCGACATCACACGCTCATTCAGGTTGTGAACGACCTCTTGCAAGCCAAGATCCATGTACTTGAAAATGGCCATGAGGTAGGCCTGGAAGTTCGACATCAAAAAGGCTGCACTCACTCCTTTTCCAGACACATCAGCGGTACAGAACATCACACGACCATCTTTCAATTCAATGAAGTCGTAATAATCTCCTCCCACCTGCTGGTGAGGTTTGTACACCGCAGACACATCGAAGTGCTCGTCTTGAGGCAAACTATTAGGCACCAACAAACTCTGCATTTCTGCCGCGAGCTCTAACTCCTTGCTGATTCGCGCTTGACGCAGGTTTTCCTCAGCCAAACGCTTGTTCTGAATCGCAACCAAGACCACATTGGTAATGGTCTGAATGAACTTCATGTGCTTGATGACCGGACTGGTCCCCACCTTGTCTTCTTCCTTATCTCCTACCAAGATGTAAGCAATAGGAATATCATCGTTGGTCACGGGAATCACGACATCAAACGACTCCGTTCCTCCACGGGCCAATCCGAATGTCATTCCACTGGTCGACTGAAATGCTGCGGTATCTTCTACATCAGGTGGATCACCTTCGACACCGAATTGCAGAATTGCATGCCACTTGCCTTGATGCGCATAGAGCACCAATTTCTCAATGCCAAGATCTTTCTCTAGGATACGACGATAAAGGTCGAGCAATACATCAACCGTGCAGTTGCTGTTGATCGTGTGTGTGATCTCCAACAACGCGTCTACCTTGAAATCTTTTAATTGAAGTCGCTTATTTCGCGATCTGCTTTTTTCAGCCATAGTACTGCACCGAAGTTAGCGCAATTTCTTCACGAGTTCAGGGATCTTTCTGATCATCGCCAACTCTCTGAATTTGTGGCGAGCTTCCTCCGCCGGACTACCAAAATAGGTCACTCCGCCTTCGAGGTCTTTGGTTACTCCACTCTGTCCGAGAACAACCGCACCCTTGCCTATCGTAAGATCGCTAGGTACTCCTACTTGTCCCCAAAGTGTTACCTCATCCTCTATCTGAACACATCCAGCAATTCCCACCTGAGCGGCGAACAGACAATGCTGTCCTACCAAGGTATCATGACCGATGTGTACTTGATTATCGAGTTTTGAACCACTTCCTACGCGGGTCACAGCTGAAACGCCTCGGTCAATGGTACATAGCGCACCAATTTCAACCTTGTCTCCGAGCTCTACTCCACCGCAGGTGTGCATCTTGTCATATCCTTCTGGACGACGCTTGTAGTAAAATGCATCACCCCCGATGACGGTATTTGCATGGATGATGCAATCGTCTCCGATAACGACATCGTTGCTAATGACTACCCCTGCTCCAATCACCGTTCGTTCGCCAATCACAACACGTTCTCCAATCACAGCCGTGCTATGAATCTGCGCAGAAGCAGCGATGGCTTGTTGCTTACCGCGAAGGTCAGTAGAGAAGTTGTTCGGACGATAATGACGTGCGAGCTTGTTGTAGTCACGGAAAGGGTCGTCTGAGATCAGCAACCCCTTTCCTTCAGGCACTTCCACCTCCTTATTGATGAGCACGGTAGTTGCGGCGCATTCCAAGGCTTTGTCGTAATACTTCGGATGGTCTACAAAGACCAAGTCTCCCTTTTCTACGCGGTGAATTTCATTCAAGCCTGTGACTTGATGATCAGG
Coding sequences within it:
- a CDS encoding glycosyltransferase is translated as MMFWILMVCLLIGLYAMVVIWMSIWPNEKTRYNADRVKPVSVVIPCKNEAQNLTRLLPLLVNKGAEIIVVDDHSDDGTFASAESLRVKAIKNHGRGKKAAIKSGIESAEGEIILTLDADIFISENWLQLAIQEIQQQSAACYIIPVLIKPLAFRPFKLLGNLIEIFDSIDMLGLANTTRAFASIQHPIMANGAALAFTKDLYNAAEAHLRTDIASGDDTFLVQYAALNKQPVVYLHNQDLQVGVRSERNLGRFLKQRIRWGQKTSAYPSWRAKGLAWLIFLTNLVTIPLLYQGLIEFERWALMALFCRFAIDLTFLISGVVRYRKWQLLLWYGMLLFYPFYIVITALAGFVYRPKWK
- a CDS encoding lysylphosphatidylglycerol synthase transmembrane domain-containing protein; translation: MQRGTFDTIKVNQLTKGSPYLFRLFQLIVLSLAAYFLYDRLKGQLSFDDLRLRGTPAALALAIALMPLNWGLEAFKWKRLTKDFAALSLGKSFKSVWIGTFYTLFTPNRIGDGAGRMHLIPKGNKTRSTWAFLNGSVAQTLTTLLFGSIALAIAESFITDSEMGWWSTAQIIAIPVWILTVIVLLLYVEPGWLRIIKELVKEGTWVGQRVATLQAYTRRQNAWTLLLSVVRYATFTFQFVLVFEAFGFQGETYELVARISLVYLATTIIPTVALAELGIRESMAILMIPAVGIPPEICFSVTLIVWFINVLTPALIGAIFFSQLKSAQE
- a CDS encoding UDP-3-O-(3-hydroxymyristoyl)glucosamine N-acyltransferase; the protein is MQFPEAIRLEELAQLLGLSFLGDPDHQVTGLNEIHRVEKGDLVFVDHPKYYDKALECAATTVLINKEVEVPEGKGLLISDDPFRDYNKLARHYRPNNFSTDLRGKQQAIAASAQIHSTAVIGERVVIGERTVIGAGVVISNDVVIGDDCIIHANTVIGGDAFYYKRRPEGYDKMHTCGGVELGDKVEIGALCTIDRGVSAVTRVGSGSKLDNQVHIGHDTLVGQHCLFAAQVGIAGCVQIEDEVTLWGQVGVPSDLTIGKGAVVLGQSGVTKDLEGGVTYFGSPAEEARHKFRELAMIRKIPELVKKLR
- a CDS encoding T9SS type A sorting domain-containing protein, with translation MSKHVAVLCAVLLMSSLSIAQRAVPLIPLGSDINQEEYGPGYSRIRDLEVVDEDIWIAGRFSGSYQGNEASLWRWNGYEYLPIDCPFTLNIPGSDRTNEILPVGDEVYVCGRFNESGDVLHFDGNSWQDLGADTDLHVFDMILFDDILHVVGNFNTFNGMEGNAVYRWINEEWEQVGSPCDSVLYSIEVFNGELYVGGAFTNMGEAVNNIAKLQDSDWVAVGNGLDNTVSDLRQFQYELYAVGDFMLNLSTLDSLFGIAQLIDGNFEAIFNDYSQLSSRSKIDVAGGKMYVVADLNIDVSHIFDGEEWERFEDFQLTNVVEKDGVTYFGGVGNNDYDFMRYRSLLYRHDPHREIATRLSNETISARANYSPILFEKSYGEDPSWNSWDPEQSVLDPFFLMYSSALWYGGIAEEETYVGASIYLELSDSSDVRVSYGPKSDSYDRDYLWRYFGVWLLSKEEIEYHQNHYQDEGYFPSNSILTYPGNGRIEFNESTHLLPFEDVDGDGWYEPMDGDYPLIRGDQSAFKISNDERYVEAGQNAGVEVITEFYSFDSPDPDLQLTTFAHMELRNISDRNYSDFIVGVMSDIEIEYGPSDYVGTSVEKSYYYGYNQQAEGDIVLALETRHPAQGVCFLNSDLRTAMRFNGNSSAANGRPNTKEEFYGYLNGVWKNDQPIYYGGNGFDEGVNQDVTTTIMYPNFPWENEPGDWSEISAGNNPSALQMLGAIAPFNFDAGSTLCLDVAYVSAFPEEDELWSEIMNLDERVGVIRDWFDMQSFDCEWEQNPLNVETDEIEFESFEVYPNPTSGMLTIASAEGVNSAFTLFDLSGRLVLNGQLVNGQSVIDVSGLGDGVYVLTLSEMQVAKRVVIQK
- a CDS encoding ABC transporter permease, producing MNPRKEKWQRFKQNRPALAGAVFIIMMIVVAIGGPFLRPDPTPDANSQELSISRQKPGFTVTMLRTPQTVDNPGIFTSLWEGGYARDYAQRPVSEYNAQGFTPFNEEQVQTIPTDAEFVEETFLLGTDKYGRDLLSRLMAGTSISLSVGFIAVLISLLIGVLLGALAGYFGGRIDALISWLINVIWSIPTLLMVIAITLAFGKGFWQVFIAVGLTMWVEVARIVRGQFLSIREKEYVEAARALGYGHWRIIRKHILPNAWGPVIVISAANFASAILIEAGLSFLGIGAQIPTPSWGNMIKEHYSMITTDLAYLAILPGVMIMLLVLSFMMVGNGLRDALDVRS
- a CDS encoding T9SS type A sorting domain-containing protein, whose protein sequence is MKRLLFIFLLSYPIVLSAQRAMPVLPEGADINQIDHGPHVNNSLGSFDLEEVDGDLWLATRWTSYQGIYSSLWVWDGVDYAPLDCPFTTDTESTSRVYKIIEEQDVIYLIGRFNGSGEVLQRLNGDWIDLDANTDDRLLDAVLFNGELFVVGRFDVFNGVEGNYVYKYDGEAWVPVGDQLIDDSVEHIEVFQDELYITMSFGAESQVMKLVEEEWVPIGTGLSDGVEGLEVYNGNLVVCGQFMSNGDGTTELNGTAIVTDDGFQPFLGDTGLAPNWGRMIQVGDQLILSSHEESEGSIIVSGESIEDFMPMSIQSAQIFEGRLFFSGYHQSETDLGYRSTLYVHDPHRAATLRLDNGVLSPYLSFQSAHFQKFWSLAGYETLVNNGLAFENPVSTIFSSGLWYGGLNEDELFLCASKFINIDGEDDIKVSYGPISDSYDVEYLERYFGIWSVTQEEIEYHIQHVNDNGYQPLGAIMSYPGNGRVEFGESEHLLPFVDVDSDGWYEPMDGDYPLIRGDQSVFLIHSDQRFGNADEKAGIELITEFYSFDSEDPNVAYTTFVNTEFRNMSGRDYEDFTIGIFNDHDIGTPVDDFVGTSPEGNYVYGYNGDPNDEPSTSSPGYGNEVPAQATAFLSQDLHKSLYYNNGGNPINGDPSTALDYFQYLNGIWKNGQQLLFGGDGAYEVSGADPDNPTDFMFPDFPWEAESDDWNEITAGNPPADRRILGSIAPFDFANGETFCLDYAYVTAFPETDEQWNEIMVLDERVDAVNQFFDAQNFNCEWLQNPLNVESAEITVMEVSLYPNPTSGQLTIASAEAVNSSFIMYDLSGRVVLQGQLQNGRATFDASAYEQGVYLVRVDGRSNAQRVIISKSQP
- a CDS encoding PP2C family protein-serine/threonine phosphatase → MAEKSRSRNKRLQLKDFKVDALLEITHTINSNCTVDVLLDLYRRILEKDLGIEKLVLYAHQGKWHAILQFGVEGDPPDVEDTAAFQSTSGMTFGLARGGTESFDVVIPVTNDDIPIAYILVGDKEEDKVGTSPVIKHMKFIQTITNVVLVAIQNKRLAEENLRQARISKELELAAEMQSLLVPNSLPQDEHFDVSAVYKPHQQVGGDYYDFIELKDGRVMFCTADVSGKGVSAAFLMSNFQAYLMAIFKYMDLGLQEVVHNLNERVMSSAMGEKYITLFIGTFDRTTRKLNYINCGHNPPVLIHPNGQAEQLSLGSIGLGMFEEIPRIQEGQLTLDPGSMVICYTDGLVEQENSAQEEFGIERLTTLGREHINANAELVNVHILKSFNDFRGDEPFVDDTALLTCKFL